One window from the genome of Fodinicurvata sediminis DSM 21159 encodes:
- a CDS encoding bifunctional acetate--CoA ligase family protein/GNAT family N-acetyltransferase, with protein sequence MTTRNLESFFHPRSVALIGASGRKGSVGHFLARNLFHSGFQGPIMPVNPRRESIEGVLAYPSVASLPRVPDLAIICTPPETVPDLTRELAERGTKAVVVVTAGFGEGGQETGHNLRQAMLSAARPHTLRVVGPNCVGLLAPHQGLNASFAHQAALPGDMAFVTQSGAIVTAMLDWATGRGIGFSHVVSLGDMADVDFGDMLDYLAVDPQTRAVMLYVEAVTDARKFMSAARACARIKPVIVIKGGRNAEAAKAATSHTGALAGADEVYDAAFRRAGVLRVFTLEELFDAVQTLATSTPLRHGDRDRLAILTNGGGLGVLATDALIEHKGHLAELSDETMQGLEAALPPTWSHGNPVDIVGDADPERYRNATQNLLEDKGVDALLVMHCPVAVADPNAVAESVIETVQARPSRKRKPIFTAWLGDQAVAESRSLFAESHIPTYDTPERAVRGFMHLVRYRRGQEELMETPASLPDEKDPDRESVQALLEEALAEGREWLSEPEAKALLSCYGVATVETRKAADPDEAVRQAEEIGFPVALKILSPDITHKSDVGGVKLDLANSDRVRIAAEEMLKRVRQARPEAQVDGFSVQAMCRRPGAQELILGLTEDRQFGPVILFGEGGTAVEVIRDKAVGLPPLNMTLAHSLMAETRIHDRLKGYRAQAPADLDAIAAALMHLSQIAAERPEVREIDINPLLADEKGVIALDARVRLMPRDAVDNSRGPAYRLAIRPYPRLLEQWGHLMDGTEIFMRPIRPEDEPALNELYKHLTPDDVRMRFFSHMAELSHESAARFTQIDYNREMALVAISPENPEDLWGVVRIAADPENERAEYAVAVRSDIKGRGLGYLLMRRILDYAARRGIQEVWGDVLSENARMLQLVKDLGFDRRLLAEDTNVVRVSRKLEPAKSQGKA encoded by the coding sequence GTGACCACGCGCAATCTTGAATCCTTCTTCCACCCCCGCAGCGTCGCCCTGATCGGGGCCAGCGGACGCAAGGGATCGGTCGGTCACTTTCTGGCCCGCAACCTGTTTCATAGCGGCTTCCAGGGCCCCATCATGCCGGTCAATCCACGTCGGGAATCCATCGAGGGCGTGCTGGCCTATCCCTCCGTTGCCTCCCTGCCGCGCGTGCCCGACCTGGCCATCATCTGCACCCCGCCGGAAACCGTGCCGGACCTCACCCGCGAGCTGGCCGAGCGCGGAACCAAGGCTGTCGTGGTGGTAACCGCCGGTTTCGGCGAAGGCGGACAGGAAACGGGTCATAACCTGCGTCAGGCGATGCTGTCTGCCGCGCGACCCCACACGCTGCGAGTGGTCGGTCCCAATTGCGTCGGGCTGCTGGCCCCACACCAGGGCCTGAATGCCAGTTTCGCTCACCAGGCCGCCCTGCCCGGAGACATGGCTTTCGTCACCCAGTCGGGGGCTATCGTGACGGCCATGCTGGATTGGGCCACAGGGCGCGGCATCGGCTTCTCCCATGTTGTCTCCCTGGGTGACATGGCGGACGTGGATTTCGGGGACATGCTGGACTACCTGGCGGTGGACCCTCAAACGCGTGCCGTAATGCTCTATGTCGAGGCGGTCACTGACGCGCGCAAGTTCATGTCGGCGGCTCGGGCCTGTGCACGCATCAAGCCGGTCATCGTCATCAAGGGCGGCCGCAATGCCGAAGCGGCGAAGGCTGCAACCTCGCATACCGGCGCCCTGGCAGGTGCGGACGAGGTCTATGACGCGGCCTTCCGGCGGGCTGGCGTGTTGCGCGTTTTCACGCTGGAGGAACTGTTCGATGCGGTACAGACACTGGCGACATCCACACCGCTGCGGCATGGGGACCGTGATCGGCTGGCCATCCTGACCAATGGCGGCGGCCTGGGCGTCCTGGCCACCGATGCGCTGATCGAACACAAGGGTCACCTGGCAGAGCTTTCGGACGAGACAATGCAGGGCCTGGAAGCGGCCCTTCCGCCTACCTGGAGTCACGGCAACCCCGTGGACATCGTCGGGGATGCGGATCCGGAACGCTATCGGAACGCAACGCAGAACCTGCTGGAAGACAAGGGCGTGGATGCCCTGCTGGTCATGCATTGTCCCGTGGCGGTGGCGGACCCGAATGCCGTGGCAGAGAGCGTTATTGAAACCGTTCAAGCGCGACCGTCCCGGAAACGAAAGCCGATCTTTACCGCCTGGCTCGGTGACCAGGCCGTGGCCGAGTCACGTTCGCTCTTCGCCGAGAGCCACATTCCTACCTATGATACGCCGGAGCGGGCAGTACGGGGCTTCATGCACCTGGTGCGTTACCGCCGCGGCCAGGAAGAGCTGATGGAAACGCCAGCCAGTCTGCCGGATGAGAAGGATCCGGACCGTGAATCGGTGCAAGCCTTGCTGGAAGAGGCCCTGGCCGAAGGCCGCGAATGGTTGAGCGAGCCTGAAGCCAAGGCCCTGCTGTCCTGCTATGGCGTCGCCACAGTGGAGACCCGCAAGGCTGCTGATCCGGACGAGGCCGTGCGCCAGGCCGAGGAAATCGGCTTTCCCGTTGCCCTCAAGATCCTGTCCCCGGACATCACGCACAAGAGCGATGTGGGCGGTGTGAAGCTGGACCTGGCCAACAGTGACAGGGTGCGGATAGCGGCCGAAGAAATGCTGAAACGCGTGCGGCAGGCCCGGCCCGAGGCCCAGGTGGATGGCTTCAGCGTCCAGGCCATGTGCCGGCGTCCCGGGGCTCAGGAGTTGATCCTGGGCCTGACCGAGGATCGCCAGTTTGGCCCGGTGATCCTGTTTGGTGAAGGGGGCACTGCCGTCGAGGTTATCCGTGACAAGGCGGTTGGCCTGCCGCCGCTCAACATGACACTGGCTCATTCGTTGATGGCCGAAACCCGGATTCACGACCGCCTGAAGGGCTATCGCGCTCAGGCGCCTGCCGACCTTGACGCCATTGCAGCGGCGCTGATGCATCTCTCGCAGATTGCGGCCGAGCGGCCCGAAGTGCGCGAAATCGACATCAATCCCCTGTTGGCCGACGAAAAGGGCGTGATCGCCCTGGATGCCCGCGTGCGGCTGATGCCACGCGACGCGGTGGACAACAGCCGTGGTCCTGCCTATCGCCTGGCCATCCGGCCCTACCCGCGCCTGCTGGAGCAGTGGGGGCACTTGATGGATGGGACGGAGATCTTCATGCGGCCGATCCGGCCCGAGGACGAGCCGGCCCTGAATGAGCTCTACAAGCACCTGACGCCAGACGATGTGCGCATGCGCTTCTTCTCGCACATGGCCGAGTTGAGCCATGAGTCCGCCGCGCGCTTTACCCAGATCGACTACAATCGCGAAATGGCGCTGGTCGCCATCTCTCCGGAGAATCCGGAGGATTTGTGGGGCGTGGTGCGCATTGCGGCCGATCCCGAGAACGAGCGCGCAGAATATGCCGTGGCGGTGCGCTCTGACATCAAGGGGCGGGGTCTTGGGTACCTGTTGATGCGGCGCATCCTGGATTATGCCGCCCGCCGCGGCATCCAGGAAGTCTGGGGGGATGTCCTGAGCGAGAATGCGCGCATGCTTCAGCTGGTCAAGGATCTGGGCTTCGATCGTCGCCTGCTGGCCGAAGACACCAACGTTGTCCGTGTGAGCCGGAAGCTGGAGCCGGCCAAATCCCAGGGCAAGGCTTGA
- the phoB gene encoding phosphate regulon transcriptional regulator PhoB: protein MKPVILIVEDEAALVTLLRYNLEREGYDLLEARDGEEALTVAQEEKPDLILLDWMLPLMSGLQVCRQLRRDRETREIPIILLTARGEETDKVRGLESGADDYITKPFSPAELLARVRAVLRRAVPATSGETLSFADISVDLNAHRVRRGERNVHLGPTEFRLLSHLMQHPGRVFSREQLLDAVWGHDVYVEPRTVDVHIRRLRKALNEGEQSDLIRTVRSAGYSLDSPSA, encoded by the coding sequence ATGAAGCCGGTCATCCTGATCGTCGAGGATGAAGCAGCGCTGGTCACCCTGTTGCGGTACAACCTGGAACGCGAAGGCTATGACCTGCTCGAGGCCCGGGACGGGGAAGAGGCCCTGACCGTCGCCCAGGAAGAGAAGCCCGACCTGATCCTGCTGGACTGGATGCTGCCGCTCATGTCCGGGCTCCAGGTCTGCCGCCAGCTGCGCCGCGATCGCGAGACCCGCGAAATTCCCATCATCCTGCTGACCGCGCGCGGCGAGGAAACCGACAAGGTGCGCGGTCTGGAAAGCGGCGCAGACGACTATATCACCAAACCCTTCTCGCCCGCCGAGCTGCTGGCCCGTGTGCGCGCTGTCCTGCGACGCGCGGTTCCTGCAACTTCGGGAGAAACCCTGAGTTTCGCGGACATTTCCGTGGATCTCAACGCCCACAGGGTGCGCCGGGGCGAACGCAACGTTCACCTGGGCCCCACCGAGTTCCGCCTGCTCAGCCACCTCATGCAGCACCCCGGCCGGGTCTTCAGCCGCGAGCAGCTGTTGGATGCCGTCTGGGGTCATGATGTCTATGTCGAGCCGCGCACCGTGGACGTGCATATACGCCGTCTGCGCAAGGCCCTGAACGAGGGCGAGCAGAGCGACTTGATCCGCACGGTGCGCTCGGCCGGCTACTCCCTGGACTCGCCCAGTGCCTGA
- a CDS encoding O-acetyl-ADP-ribose deacetylase — protein sequence MTERKLELYKGDITQLAVDAIVNAANSELRPGGGVCGAIHRAAGPELAEACRRLGGCPTGESRITPGFGLPATHVIHAVGPVWQGGDSGEEDALASCYRNSLRLAEENGLDSLAFPAISTGIFGFPMARAARIAVSSVREAMKMQVHPARVVFCVFDEETAAVYRDLLSGDSPE from the coding sequence ATGACCGAGCGGAAACTGGAGCTGTACAAGGGAGATATCACCCAGCTTGCGGTTGATGCCATCGTCAATGCGGCCAACAGCGAGCTACGGCCCGGCGGAGGAGTCTGTGGCGCCATTCACCGGGCGGCCGGTCCTGAGCTTGCCGAGGCCTGCCGAAGGCTGGGCGGCTGTCCCACGGGCGAATCACGGATCACGCCGGGTTTCGGCCTGCCTGCCACCCATGTCATTCACGCCGTGGGCCCGGTCTGGCAGGGCGGAGACAGCGGTGAAGAGGACGCACTGGCCAGCTGTTACAGGAACAGCCTGCGCCTGGCCGAGGAGAACGGACTGGATTCCCTCGCCTTTCCGGCCATCTCGACAGGAATTTTCGGGTTTCCCATGGCGCGCGCGGCGCGGATTGCGGTCTCCAGCGTGCGGGAGGCGATGAAGATGCAGGTGCATCCCGCAAGGGTCGTCTTCTGTGTCTTCGATGAGGAAACGGCCGCCGTCTACCGGGACCTGTTGTCCGGGGACAGCCCGGAATGA
- a CDS encoding proton-conducting transporter transmembrane domain-containing protein produces the protein MPYDLIPLIAPAVLLLAALVSFLQPGRRPPLIPKLTEAASLTALVASIGSVALLITAGPHTGPDLGLSWVTLSTRLDVVSATMLVLVAFVGWIVLRYAASYLDGEARQGAFLGWMAATLAAVLLLVQAGNLVHFVIAWIATSLCLHRLLLFYGSRVQAIRAARKKFIVARIGDAALIGAAGLLFIGYGTFDIATILAEARDGTMPAGVSWAAVLLACAAVFKSAQFPVHGWLTEVMETPTPVSALLHAGVINGGGFLLIRFADVMLLSPVVLAVLVMIGGFTALFGGLAMLSQSAIKNAFAWSTIAQMGFMIMQCGLALFPLALLHIVAHSLYKAHAFLASGIAVDVVAQIHRPGPIAIPSSRSVGRAFALALAIYAVIGLGIGLEAKSPQALALGAILIFGVSYLLAQGLADAAPWKLTQRTALYAVATSVSYFSLQTGAEWLTKETLPATPAPGPLEWALLMLTVSSFCMVAVAQAMFPLWSNHPAAAGLRVHLVNGLYVNAVFDRLIGNWSTRQQS, from the coding sequence ATGCCCTACGATCTCATTCCATTGATCGCACCTGCAGTTCTTCTGCTGGCAGCACTGGTCAGCTTTCTGCAGCCGGGCCGGCGCCCGCCGCTCATTCCGAAGCTGACAGAAGCCGCGTCACTGACTGCTCTGGTCGCCTCGATCGGGTCCGTCGCCCTTCTGATCACTGCAGGCCCCCACACCGGACCGGACCTCGGGCTGAGCTGGGTCACTCTTTCCACACGGCTTGACGTGGTCAGTGCGACCATGCTGGTCCTGGTTGCATTCGTCGGCTGGATCGTGCTCCGCTATGCAGCGTCCTATCTCGATGGCGAGGCGCGACAGGGGGCTTTCCTTGGCTGGATGGCCGCTACTCTCGCCGCCGTTCTGCTTCTGGTCCAAGCGGGTAACCTCGTCCACTTCGTCATTGCCTGGATCGCAACCAGCCTGTGCTTGCATCGGCTTCTGCTGTTCTATGGCAGCCGTGTTCAGGCAATCCGGGCTGCCCGCAAGAAGTTCATTGTCGCACGGATCGGCGATGCGGCCCTCATCGGGGCTGCCGGCCTGCTGTTCATCGGCTACGGAACTTTCGACATCGCGACGATCCTGGCTGAGGCACGCGATGGCACCATGCCTGCCGGCGTATCCTGGGCCGCCGTACTTCTCGCATGCGCCGCAGTCTTCAAATCGGCGCAGTTTCCGGTTCATGGCTGGTTGACCGAGGTGATGGAGACTCCAACCCCTGTCTCGGCTCTGTTGCATGCCGGTGTCATCAATGGCGGCGGCTTTCTCTTAATCCGCTTTGCCGATGTGATGCTGCTTAGTCCCGTCGTACTGGCCGTGCTGGTCATGATCGGCGGCTTCACTGCACTGTTTGGCGGGCTCGCCATGCTTAGCCAGTCAGCGATCAAGAACGCGTTCGCCTGGTCGACCATCGCCCAGATGGGCTTCATGATCATGCAGTGCGGCCTGGCTCTCTTCCCGCTGGCGCTTCTGCACATCGTCGCCCACTCGCTTTACAAGGCGCATGCTTTCCTTGCTTCCGGTATTGCGGTTGATGTGGTTGCCCAGATCCACCGGCCCGGTCCGATCGCAATCCCGAGCAGCCGGTCAGTCGGCCGGGCCTTCGCGCTGGCGCTTGCTATCTATGCCGTCATCGGCCTTGGGATTGGCCTGGAAGCCAAATCGCCGCAGGCGCTCGCACTCGGTGCAATCCTGATCTTCGGCGTCTCCTACCTGCTCGCCCAAGGGCTCGCCGACGCCGCGCCATGGAAACTGACCCAGCGGACAGCCCTCTACGCCGTCGCCACCTCGGTCAGCTACTTCAGCCTTCAGACGGGTGCTGAATGGCTGACCAAGGAGACATTGCCGGCAACGCCGGCGCCCGGACCGCTCGAATGGGCGCTGCTTATGCTGACAGTCTCCAGTTTCTGCATGGTCGCTGTGGCCCAGGCCATGTTCCCTCTATGGTCGAATCACCCGGCGGCGGCTGGCCTGCGTGTGCACCTGGTCAACGGCCTTTACGTCAACGCGGTGTTCGACCGGCTGATCGGCAACTGGTCTACCAGACAACAGTCCTGA
- the pstC gene encoding phosphate ABC transporter permease subunit PstC translates to MPLTTVALIVILLAVYGYFLGKRRAWKLAGDGAVAGKLHSLPAYHGSYVALWAALPSLVVLLCWSLFGQAIIDQMALYSLPAERLEGADAGKRGLLLATIKNTAFGGGFASDDPVIIAAAEYMNSLQASGQWAVGILALALSLMALAFAARHLAPQFQARHRVERTAQVLMILCSVIAIITTFGIVISLFFESLRFFERYSIIDFVFGLKWSPQTAIREDQVGSSGAFGAVPVFMGTMLIAAIAMAVAVPIGLLSAIYLSEYAPSRIRGSIKPVLEVLAGIPTIVYGFFAALTVAPAFRQVGEVLGLPVSANSALAAGSVMGIMIIPFVSSLSDDAIRAVPQSLREGSAGLGATKSETIRQVIFPAALPGIVGAILLAVSRAVGETMIVVMAAGLSANLTLNPLEQVTTVTVQIVANLTGDTAFDSAKTLSAFALGFMLFLTTLCLNVMAILVVRRYREKYD, encoded by the coding sequence ATGCCCCTGACCACCGTTGCCCTGATCGTCATCCTGCTGGCCGTCTACGGTTATTTCCTGGGCAAACGGCGCGCCTGGAAACTGGCAGGCGATGGTGCGGTGGCAGGCAAGCTGCACTCCCTGCCAGCCTATCACGGGTCTTACGTCGCACTCTGGGCGGCCCTGCCCAGCCTGGTGGTCCTGCTCTGCTGGAGCCTTTTCGGACAGGCGATCATCGACCAGATGGCCTTGTATTCCCTGCCTGCGGAACGGCTGGAAGGTGCGGACGCAGGCAAGCGCGGGCTGTTGCTAGCGACCATCAAGAACACGGCTTTCGGCGGGGGCTTCGCCTCGGACGATCCGGTCATCATTGCCGCGGCCGAGTACATGAACAGCCTGCAGGCGAGCGGCCAGTGGGCTGTCGGCATCCTGGCGCTGGCACTCTCCCTCATGGCGCTGGCCTTTGCCGCGCGTCATCTCGCCCCGCAGTTTCAGGCGCGCCATCGCGTGGAACGCACGGCCCAGGTGCTGATGATCCTCTGCTCGGTGATCGCCATCATCACGACCTTCGGTATCGTGATCTCACTGTTCTTCGAATCCCTGCGCTTCTTCGAACGCTATTCCATCATCGATTTTGTCTTCGGGCTGAAGTGGAGTCCGCAGACCGCCATCCGCGAGGACCAGGTGGGCTCCTCCGGCGCGTTCGGGGCCGTGCCGGTCTTCATGGGCACCATGCTGATCGCGGCCATCGCCATGGCTGTGGCCGTGCCCATTGGCCTGTTGAGCGCCATCTACCTGTCGGAGTATGCGCCTTCGCGCATCCGCGGTTCGATCAAGCCCGTGCTGGAGGTGCTGGCCGGAATTCCGACCATCGTCTACGGTTTCTTCGCCGCCCTTACGGTAGCGCCGGCCTTCCGGCAGGTCGGCGAGGTCCTGGGCCTTCCGGTCTCGGCCAACAGCGCCCTGGCCGCCGGCTCGGTCATGGGCATCATGATCATTCCCTTCGTCTCCTCGCTGTCGGACGACGCGATCCGCGCAGTCCCGCAGTCCCTGCGCGAAGGCTCCGCCGGCCTGGGCGCGACCAAGTCCGAAACCATCCGCCAGGTGATCTTTCCGGCCGCCCTGCCCGGCATTGTCGGCGCCATCCTGCTGGCCGTCAGCCGCGCGGTGGGCGAGACCATGATCGTTGTCATGGCCGCCGGCCTGTCCGCCAACCTGACACTCAACCCGCTGGAGCAGGTCACAACCGTGACGGTCCAGATCGTGGCCAACCTGACGGGCGACACGGCCTTCGACAGCGCCAAGACGCTGTCCGCCTTCGCGTTGGGCTTCATGCTCTTCCTGACCACGCTCTGCCTCAATGTCATGGCCATCCTGGTGGTCCGCAGATATCGCGAGAAATATGACTGA
- the phoU gene encoding phosphate signaling complex protein PhoU: protein MTSEQGDHIIRSYDEELEHLKELIARMGGLAETQLADAVDSLVRNDQELATRTIRNDEKIDEIEHELDTYTVRMLALRQPVASDLRMVISALKVASDLERIGDYAANVAKRAVALHHQQPLDPVRSLPRMAKLVQTNIKRVLDAYAKRDANMALNVWESDQEIDEMYTSLFRETLTYMMEDPRSITSGTHLLFIAKNIERIGDHATNIAEIVYFMATGNQIMIDRPKGDTSSFAVVEPPNEDKTPGSGSNNGDEQK, encoded by the coding sequence ATGACTTCAGAGCAAGGCGACCACATCATCCGGTCCTACGATGAGGAACTGGAACACCTGAAGGAACTGATCGCCCGCATGGGCGGTCTGGCGGAAACCCAGCTGGCCGACGCCGTGGATAGCCTGGTGCGCAATGACCAGGAACTGGCCACGCGCACCATCCGCAACGACGAGAAGATCGACGAGATCGAGCATGAGCTCGATACCTACACCGTGCGGATGCTGGCCCTGCGCCAGCCCGTGGCCTCAGACCTGCGCATGGTCATTTCGGCGCTAAAGGTGGCCAGCGACCTGGAACGCATCGGTGACTATGCCGCCAACGTGGCCAAGCGGGCGGTGGCCCTGCACCATCAGCAGCCGCTGGATCCCGTGCGCTCCCTGCCGCGCATGGCCAAGCTGGTGCAGACCAACATCAAGCGGGTCCTGGACGCCTATGCCAAACGCGATGCCAACATGGCGCTGAACGTCTGGGAAAGCGACCAGGAAATCGACGAGATGTACACCAGCCTGTTCCGCGAGACCCTGACCTACATGATGGAGGATCCACGCTCCATCACGTCGGGAACCCACCTGCTGTTCATCGCCAAGAACATCGAGCGCATCGGCGATCACGCCACCAACATCGCCGAAATCGTCTATTTCATGGCCACCGGCAACCAGATCATGATCGACCGCCCCAAGGGCGATACCTCCAGCTTCGCGGTTGTCGAACCGCCGAACGAGGACAAGACCCCCGGTTCGGGATCCAACAACGGAGATGAACAAAAATGA
- a CDS encoding LysR family transcriptional regulator codes for MNELNFHHLRYFHTVAHEGNLTRAAERLNVSQSAVSTQIRQLEQQLGQPLFERRGRSLVLTEAGRIALDHADSIFAAGEELLNTLGERPSGQKQILRVGSMATLSRNFQIGFLRPLLGRDNVEVVIRSGTLRDLLQNLEAHRLDVVLANTTPPRDAATPWISHAIAEQPVSLIGKPAMIGERVPFEELLAHKPLVLPTIESSIRSSIEALFDRLHIRPRIAAEVDDMAMIRLLVREGAGLAVVPPIVVKDELENGRLVEIERFPQLSETFYAVTLSRRFPNPLLRELISNLAA; via the coding sequence ATGAACGAACTGAATTTCCACCATCTCCGGTACTTCCATACCGTGGCGCACGAGGGGAACCTGACCCGTGCGGCTGAGCGGCTGAACGTCTCGCAGTCCGCAGTCTCCACCCAGATCCGGCAACTCGAGCAACAGCTCGGTCAACCGCTGTTCGAGCGACGCGGGCGATCTCTTGTCCTGACGGAGGCGGGCCGCATCGCACTCGACCATGCCGACTCAATCTTCGCGGCCGGTGAAGAACTCCTGAACACTCTCGGAGAAAGACCCTCCGGCCAGAAGCAGATCCTTCGCGTCGGCTCGATGGCTACGCTCTCCAGAAACTTCCAGATCGGCTTCCTGCGACCGCTCCTCGGTCGCGACAATGTCGAGGTCGTCATTCGTTCGGGCACGCTCCGTGATCTGCTCCAGAACCTCGAAGCGCATCGCCTCGATGTGGTTCTGGCCAACACAACGCCTCCGCGCGATGCAGCGACCCCCTGGATATCGCATGCAATTGCCGAACAACCGGTCAGCCTCATCGGGAAACCTGCAATGATCGGCGAAAGAGTCCCCTTCGAGGAACTGCTCGCGCACAAACCGCTTGTTCTGCCAACCATCGAGAGCAGCATCCGGTCCAGCATCGAAGCCCTGTTCGACCGCCTCCACATCCGCCCCCGCATCGCTGCGGAGGTGGATGACATGGCGATGATCCGACTTCTTGTGCGCGAAGGCGCCGGTCTTGCCGTCGTGCCGCCGATCGTGGTCAAGGATGAGCTTGAGAACGGACGGCTTGTCGAGATCGAGAGATTCCCGCAACTAAGTGAAACCTTCTATGCGGTGACACTGTCACGGCGGTTTCCCAATCCTCTTCTGAGAGAGCTGATTTCCAATTTAGCTGCGTGA
- the pstA gene encoding phosphate ABC transporter permease PstA, which produces MTDTTPSSFPTHGLHTSAAAQDRLRRRYAAERRFRLYGIAAIVAALGVLAVLLFTIVSQGYTAFVNTEIELEVYVDPADFTFEGTTPTAEEIGAGNYRNLLSSALAENLPNADAPGAARDLRGVLSGQGYRQLRARLLAEPSLIGQRVSMSFLASSDIDQAFKGNTPRVVPEERRRVSNLQYEWMDYLENQGQISTSFNSNLFTQADSRQPEQAGLWGAIVGSFYLMLVVAVLSIPLGVGAAIYLEEFAPKNRLTSFIEININNLAAVPSIIFGLLGLAVFIQVFGLPRSAPLVGGLALTLMTLPTIIIAARASLRSIPPSIREAAYGLGASKMQMVFHHVLPLALPGILTGSIIGLAQALGETAPLLMIGMNAFITSAPDSMFSPSTALPSQIYIWADSSERGFVERTSAGIMVLLGFLILMNATAIFLRKRFEKRW; this is translated from the coding sequence ATGACTGATACGACCCCGAGCTCCTTCCCGACACACGGCCTGCACACCTCGGCGGCAGCCCAGGACCGCCTGCGCCGTCGCTATGCCGCCGAACGGCGTTTCCGGCTCTACGGCATTGCCGCGATCGTGGCGGCACTGGGCGTGCTCGCGGTGCTGCTCTTCACCATCGTCAGCCAGGGCTATACCGCCTTCGTGAACACGGAGATCGAGCTGGAGGTCTATGTCGATCCCGCCGACTTCACCTTCGAGGGGACGACGCCCACGGCTGAGGAAATCGGCGCCGGCAACTACCGCAACCTGCTGTCCAGCGCCCTCGCGGAAAACCTGCCGAATGCCGACGCTCCCGGCGCGGCGCGCGATCTGCGCGGCGTCCTCAGCGGCCAGGGCTACCGGCAACTGCGTGCGCGCCTGCTGGCGGAGCCGTCACTGATCGGCCAGCGCGTGTCCATGTCCTTCCTGGCCAGCAGCGACATCGACCAGGCCTTCAAGGGCAACACACCCCGCGTCGTCCCCGAGGAACGCCGGCGCGTCAGCAACCTGCAGTACGAATGGATGGACTACCTGGAGAACCAGGGGCAGATCTCCACCAGCTTCAACTCCAACCTCTTTACCCAGGCCGACAGCCGGCAGCCGGAACAGGCCGGCCTGTGGGGCGCCATCGTGGGTTCGTTCTATCTGATGCTGGTTGTCGCGGTCCTCTCGATCCCCCTCGGGGTCGGCGCCGCCATCTATCTGGAGGAGTTCGCGCCGAAGAATCGCCTGACCAGCTTCATCGAGATCAACATTAACAACCTGGCGGCCGTGCCCTCGATCATCTTCGGCCTGCTGGGCCTGGCGGTCTTCATCCAGGTCTTCGGGCTGCCGCGCTCGGCACCCCTGGTGGGCGGCCTGGCCCTGACACTCATGACCCTGCCCACCATCATCATCGCCGCGCGCGCCAGCCTGCGCTCCATCCCGCCCTCGATCCGCGAGGCCGCCTACGGCCTGGGCGCCTCCAAGATGCAGATGGTCTTCCATCACGTGCTGCCGCTGGCCCTGCCGGGCATCCTCACCGGCTCCATCATCGGCCTGGCGCAGGCGCTGGGAGAAACCGCTCCACTGCTGATGATCGGCATGAACGCCTTCATCACCTCGGCCCCGGACTCGATGTTCAGTCCCTCCACGGCGCTGCCCTCGCAGATCTATATCTGGGCCGATTCCTCCGAGCGTGGTTTCGTCGAGCGCACCTCGGCAGGTATCATGGTGCTGCTCGGCTTCCTGATCCTCATGAATGCAACAGCGATCTTCCTGCGCAAGCGGTTCGAGAAACGCTGGTAA
- the pstB gene encoding phosphate ABC transporter ATP-binding protein PstB, with the protein MNYETKTAEKLMAAENIGETKMRARDVRVSYGDSEALHGVNLDVRPNEVLALIGPSGCGKSTFLRCLNRMNDTIDICRISGEITLDGQNIYDRSIDPVQLRARVGMVFQKPNPFPKSIFDNVAYGPRIHGFTRDKEELRQIVETSLRRAGLWKEVHDRLDEPGTGLSGGQQQRLCIARAIAVNPEVILMDEPCSALDPIATALIEELIDEIKQSYTIVIVTHNMQQAARVSRRTAFFHLGNLVEVGETEQIFTNPGDQRTQDYITGRFG; encoded by the coding sequence ATGAATTACGAGACCAAGACGGCGGAAAAGCTAATGGCGGCTGAGAACATCGGCGAAACGAAGATGCGGGCCCGTGACGTGAGGGTCAGCTACGGCGACAGCGAGGCCCTGCACGGTGTGAACCTGGACGTCCGCCCCAACGAGGTGCTGGCGCTGATCGGGCCTTCGGGCTGCGGCAAGTCGACCTTCCTGCGCTGCCTGAATCGCATGAACGACACCATCGACATCTGCCGGATCAGTGGCGAGATTACTTTGGATGGCCAGAACATCTACGATCGCTCCATCGATCCCGTCCAGTTGCGTGCACGGGTCGGCATGGTCTTCCAGAAGCCCAATCCCTTTCCCAAGTCGATCTTCGACAACGTGGCCTACGGTCCGCGCATTCACGGCTTCACACGCGACAAGGAGGAACTGCGGCAGATCGTGGAAACCAGCCTGCGCCGCGCCGGGCTGTGGAAGGAAGTGCACGACCGCCTGGACGAGCCCGGCACAGGCCTGTCGGGTGGCCAGCAGCAGCGCCTGTGCATCGCGCGCGCCATTGCGGTCAATCCGGAAGTGATCCTGATGGACGAGCCCTGCTCGGCGCTGGACCCCATTGCCACGGCCCTGATCGAAGAGCTGATCGACGAGATCAAGCAGAGCTATACCATCGTGATCGTCACTCACAACATGCAGCAGGCCGCGCGTGTCTCGCGCCGCACTGCCTTCTTCCATCTGGGCAACCTGGTGGAGGTTGGCGAGACCGAGCAGATCTTCACCAACCCCGGCGACCAGCGCACACAGGATTATATTACGGGCCGTTTCGGCTGA